The DNA window ctagtgctgcagatgtttatgggcggtggtgatctcttaccatcaggagacccacttgctcattttccatccagtagtataaaaaaaaaaaaaaaaaaaagcaggaAGAAGTGCTCGGAACATTGATCCGACCGCCAAACCAACGAGAATCGACCATCCCCGAAATCTTTGGTGCCGCTTTAACAGGCTGAGAACTGGGCACGGCCGCTGCAACTGTCACCAGCACAAGTGGGGGTGGAGGGAGTCTCCGCTCTGTGAGTGGGGGGAAGAGGAACAGACAATGGAACACATCATGCGCTGCCCCTTACACTCCTACCCTGGACCCGCCGAAGACCTGGATGCACTAACGCCGGATGCAGTCGCGTGGCTTAGTAGTTTAAGTGTTTTGCCTATATTTGTTAtaatgccatacgattaaataaatggCGTTATTATTGTGTgggccgtttgacgtttgacgtttgcttgcgattggctcatttagttatttaaccaatcacgagcaaacgtcacgacactaacgccatctagcgatatttcccctctgtgaaaaccctcattgtctACGTTGTCTTAATGGGAGGCTGACTCAAGTCAAGTAGCATGACAAATACGAatgttaaattgaaaatacaaactgaaatatagatgcacagaaaaaccataaaaataagaccatcactgggaatcgaacccaggtcctcggtaatccgtaccgcgtgctataccgctacaccactgatggtcaacggtaccgacacgaatttcccctatgcacctcatatctcagcttgtttgtttcttatttagccacttaagcagtgacgctagcgacatctatgccgtagccctcatcgagaaactttttcggcactccattggaactaaccgctcacccggacaagagatatcgttactaagcaatcaaattaagattggttttttggaatctttttgtattttttatttcaattccaaatttttacttttaccgtcatcccgtaaaacctaaattgaaaatacaaactgaactgaactgagcTGAACtgagtgatggtcttatttttctggtttttctgtgcatctatatttcagtttgtagtaaaaaagattccaaaaaaacaatcttaaatacgaatgtttccGAGAAAATACTATGGGAAAGGATTATTCACTACACATGTATAAGATTCGCTAGCTTCTATGtcttataaaaatacttaagttaCACTTAATTATATTATCATCTGTTCTAAaaattctttctttattttcctGTCCTTTTCGTGCCTCTTTGAATGCAACACCAACTTGCTTCTAGTCAGGAATCGCTTTTTacaaacctgaaaaaaaaatggtaagtttatgttgatgatattcTTCCTCATCAATTCGGCTTTTATAGGCCGTATATACGCGTATGTAGgccccactgttgggcaaaTATTTCTGAGAATGAGAAAGCTTgagccgcagttcccacgcggcctcGCTGCAGATTGGGAATATCACACACACTtacaaagcttgtaaaaaaactaaGCAACTTAAGGTCTCCTGCTGTTAATTAAGACCTGGCACTCATGAGGTAAATCTCCGGAATACATCTCGAGACGCATGACCAGATTGTTCTATCTATCCGCATGTGAATCCCCATACTCACTCATTCTCGCTATCACACTTACTCACATACTCACTTTTCTACCCATGCCCATACTCATACGCACTCTTCTACCCACACTCACACTCACTCTTCTACCAATACTCATACTCACTCTTCTACCCCTACTCAACACATTCCTTGCACCAcacacacattcctcgcactCGCGTTTTGTGTATACAAAAACCTCGCTCCGCTAAGCAGTTTCCAGTAAGGCTGCGCTAAGCGAGATTAGGTATATAAAACTAATAGAAACTGGTTGACGATAAACAAATTtttcgcaacgcatcctcgcacatcgtggaaacgcagcctaatggAAACAGCTCAGAGGAGCGAGGTTTTTGTATACACAAAACAAGGGAAGTATGAGTGCGAGGAATGTATTGAGTATGGGTAGAAGAGTGAGTATGAATATGGGTAGCAGAGTGTGTATGAGTATGACCAGAAGTGTGAGAATGTAAATGAGTGGGATGGCGAGAATGAGTTTGAGTATGGGTATAACGTGCGGTTACACACTCTTTGCAgcatatttacagaataaacgttttgatttttttgtttcgCGGCTTAATGTCACCCGCTGTCAATTACCTGACATTCATGAGGTTTATCCCCGGAATGCATCTTGAGATGCATGACCAGATTGTTCTTCTGCACGAAGCTCTTGGAGCATATCTCGCACTCGTGGGGCTTGTCCCCCGTGTGGATCTTCTCGTGCCGGTCCAGGTCCGCCTTCCGGTAGAACGACGCCCCGCACTCGACGCAGTTGAAGTTCTTTATGCCTGCGAAAGGAAACATCCGACATTCAAGCAAACTAATTCCCATATCGCTCTGAACTTTACTTATTATGATTTCAATTATCTTACCTATCTTCGTACTCATTTATACTCATAGTACATCCATACTCAGCCTCGTTCTGATATTTATTCATAGTCGTTCTCATTCTGGCACTAATCCATACTCGTGTCATAACCTAGTCATACTCAATCTCATTCTCGTACTCACTAAAGCTCATTACATAGCTATATTCAATCTCATTCTGGTATTCATTCACAGTCATTGCATAGCCATACTCAGTCTAACTCTGGTAGGTACTCATTCACACTCATAGCACagctatataataataataatcatttatttcagacaagTCACACGCTCATCCATAATAGTGTTAGTATTTAAAGGACAATAGAAAAAAACTATACAACTATGTtagtaatacctacttaataaaaaaaaaataaaaaaacattaaaattacaattacaaattaaaaattgtactCAGTCATACGCTACGCTATACTCAGTCTCAATCTGGTAACTATTTACTTATAGCATAGCCATACTCAACCTCATTCTGGTTGTACTAATTAGTACTTATATCTTAACATAGTCATACTCAATCTTATTATACTCACTCGTTCTTACTCATAGCATAAACATACTCAGTCATTCTTATTACTcagaaacaataaaatattttttatttatcacacTCACAGACAGACACTCTTCTACCCATACCCATACACATAATCACCTTGATTGTATCAGCGCATGTATGCTCCTATGCCCTAGCAGTGTTTGTATAGCTGAAACAACATGAATCCCTAAACTCAAATTCATTCTCCTATCCTACTCACTCTTCTACCCATactcacactcacactcacCTTGATGTATGAGCGCGTGTATGCTCAGATGCCCGAGCTGTGTGTATGTCTTCCCGCACGTGGTACACATATAGGGCCGCTCTCCTGTGTGTGTGCGTTTATGTTTTTTCAACTCATAGCCTGTTTGGAAGATCTTGTCGCAGTCTTCACAGGGGTGGGGGGATTTTTTAACTACCCGTCTGCGTCGCTTTCTGTGGAGTACATAATGTATAaaacggttctctatcgtttgcccgaaagtatcgttttctagaatttgcatttgccataaagtaatttatttctgaaatagtaatttcttcagaattgatattaaactaacctaacctactgcattctatatgatgacattaaaaaaaacccgaaaacagcacggttttatatattttatggcaaacgatgGTATGgcaaattcgggcaagtaaaggtaaacggtaTAAAACGTGTGTTAATATAATGCAATGAACTTATTACATGAAAAATAAGCAATGAACTCACTTGACTTTGAAAACTATGGCATaggggccaatcaactattttaccaacactttgggcgtctcctgcgttaccaaaatatCGTACTTTGAagaagatatttcacggtttaataggttgaacttacgtaggatggcatattCATATACaccatttattaaaattacagaaaaaacatgtttacttacaaaaatctgcaattgtttgaaaaatgtcgcggacagattagtgttggtaaaaagttgattggcccatagAGCCCCCGGTGGTCGCGGACGCCCCTTAAGGGGGTCgcagtatctttaaaatactctcaccgttattatgaatgattattcaatgtttgtattatcaacgtaaCATAATACAACtaactgtaagtggaggtaagcaAGGGGTTGccatagtacattgtgtcttaagggcggtaaataaggaattacgaacgagagtctattagaagcccgaagtcgaagactgagggctttaatgagccgatgttcgtaattctagtaccgcccgtgcgacatacaatgtttttcatcacatttgcgagtaaaattttatatttgtaaaagaaaaaatataattgtttcaaatattggcgataccttaggctgcgctcttggcagcgccaccctacccctcccgcagcatgtgcatgagCCGCTTGTGCAAGTGGGCCAGcggccagcgcgcgcagcagcagtagtacgggcattgactcatttaccgaccttgggcttcatgacaagaaattaagtacgggcaatgactcatttaccgaccacgggtttcatgacaagcacattaacgtcgagggttttatttggggggttgcaaccaaggtagcctgcatgttacgacactgtttacgagcaagtgtgatgaaaaatattttccaaaccAAGGGGGGTGCGACAGTTTGAAAAGCACTGGCATACATGGTCTAAGTTGTACTTTGTCCTGTGATGACTAGAATTCTTCACAAATTACGCGTGGATTATGTACGGAACTCAATTTGGACATTAAAATGGGTAAAAATCGGTGTAACATACTTTCTGGATGGCTTCAAggcatcgtttttttttttcaattcaagaAGTAttctgtagtaatttacagattcattggacgggcctttgcatccagagacgtggtttcagtgtaagggagagtgtaatatctgtctgtagtgtggtgtatatatctgaggctccccatgaggctgacatagtcacatttggtgtgccctcgttaaaaaaaaaaaaaaaaaaaaaaaagtagtaagaAATCTTAAACCTACTTTACTGGTTCTCCATTCGGATTTGTATCATCATCTGAAATGAGAATGACTTCGGGCTTGACAACTATCTCTTCCACCTTGCAGCCGACTTCCATGGTTACTGGAAAATaagcattttgtatttttattttaccctttttttttttacttctctaTTCTCGCATTATGTTATCCTGGCCTATACactgtgtttttatttaattccgtTAACTTCAGCAGATGCTCAGTTCATTGGTATGAACTATGATATGAACCtaataattaacttttaggacaaattgaaaaaaaaatgttacactGCTTTATAGGAGATTGTTGGCTAATTTACAAGACAAAATAGCCCTTTCGCCTGATGGTCACAGGGAAAGTTGAGAGTAAAAGACCCAGAGGCCAGAGCCCAAGACAGTGGTCTGATCAGGTCTCAGAGCAGATCAACCTACCGATCAGCGCTGCACTCCACCAGGCAGCTGATCGTAACCGATGGAGAATTGCTGTTGACAAGCTGAAACGGAGTCACAATCCTCAGCAATGAGGGAGCGAttgagaagaagaagagaatagCCCTTTCAAAATCAGCTGATCCTCTGTGTGCGATTTGCCAGAAggtagaagacttgtcccattTGACAGTGTACAAATGGCGAGTAGGTACTTTCTTAATGTACAAAACagtgaagttaaaaaaaactgtttcatATTAATTAGTGCATCCATATGAATGATGGGCTTTGGATACCAATAAGAAAGAATTTCTCAAGCATCACACATGACACTAGCAAGCTCTGTTTATTCAGAAACACTATATTGCCATCCTGCTTAtgctaatagtatttaataagaGTGTGAGAGGGACCAAACCACATAAACTTCAAAGTTCTTATAGCCCGCTCAGACACAGCATCAGTCCCTTGGAACTTTCCAAGGATGATCAATGAAGTGTTTTGTTGAGTCTATGTAGTTATTCGGAAAAAACGATtacacatacatatttaaatttcatataGGTTCATAGCATTGTtgaggcattttttttaattaaaaaaaaaagtttattcagtAATAACTCAACTAAGTGCTTAACGTTCTAGAATATTCGTAAACGAGATAGCATGAACATTccttattgataaaaaatatcgtaaATCATGGATACCTCCAAAACATTGTTTCAAAAACAAACAACTTAggaacatcaaaaaaaaatagcaccACTTTCTATAAAGTGCATAGAAAgctaaaatgaaatgaattaacCAACCGAAAAACAAGTCaccaaaaaaaacaaccacGTTCAACTTGCTTTTGAGAAAAcatccatattttttgcaattaATTACTCACTTACAAGGTCAGCAACTAATTGTGAAGCACGAGAACGGTTgcgctttaaaatattttgtgtaaataaacTGTTAATTCGGTTTAAAACACCGTAATTAACTAACAGCGACTGTTTccaagtttattttgatttcttcAAAAGAAAAATTCAATAATTTGCTGTCAAGTAGACAGTCTTGAGTTGTCATGAAGAATGGGTTTCATAATCTACCAAATTCTAGTGATTATTATAATGACGATGAATGGAGCATGGAATAGTAacaattactttattatttccatgggaagaagacatttattcagtaCGATACTTTAAAGCAGCATAATGGATTAAACAATATTTAACGACAGATTTCTAACGCTTTATCATGGCAATAATAAGGATATGATATGGCgcatattcttttattttattctattttttagaACCATTTTTTCTACCTGATTTAATTAGTACTGCACTAACTAGCAACACCGGTTTTGCGTTTTGTTGTTGCATATGAAGCGAAATTAGGATaatatgtacaattttttttaaaacaaaataatattaagacattGAAATAAGTAAGTCTTAAAATAAAGACAATTGGTTTCTGATATAaaagtcaataaataaaataaggaaacaagatgtgattttaaaataaaagaatttgaTTGCTTCTTGGTGAAAAACGATGTAATTTTCTTTAATAGCTACAAAATTAGTAATAAACTTTCGGCGTGATAAAAAAAAGCagaaaaaacagtaactaaataatataatatcactTAATCAATGTAACACCAGCGGCCTTCTTAAACGAAACCAACCAAATTAAAAAGAACTATTGGTACACATAATTTAGGCATATGTTTTGACATTTTTCATTTAGCAGTATATATTACAATCGGGTCAACCATGATGTCATATCATTAGCTTAATTTAAAAGTGACGTACCATTCGGTATCATTTCTTTGCGAAATTTGGAAGACTGAGCACTGGTGTTctgtaaatagttatttttacaCTAGTAGTGTTAGAAATGTCGTACATTCCTCACAGGATTGCCGGTAGGTATTATTGTATATTGTGTTGATTGATAGTTTATTAATTTGTACTTTTATTACGTCTAAGTATTTACATTTGTTATCGTATTTGTAAAGAGTGATTAACAGTTGTCATGGTTTCTCTGTGTTTAAtcgatttaaacaaaataattaggaaatgtaaaataaattggaccatttttttcctttttactaCACCATTGAgtgaatacttttaaaaacttatttatcgtACTGTAATACTGTAATCATATCTACCCACAAAGTTATTATTAATcacagttatttttaatttaaatgcaaGTGGCCTTAGTAgctagaaaataaaatactaccTACAGTAAATAGTAACATAATTACTTTCTTAAGctatataaatttaatatattttaaatttgccgCAACGTATGAATGCACACAATGCATTCAAAAATGTCAATAGGCAATAAACAGCTGCTTGTCATgacatcatttttaatttaacaggTGATTGAAGAAAGTATAGGCAATCTTATTCTcgtctttcttttatttataagtattgaAAACATAAGTcctaatacaattttattaaaaaagtacagTTTAAAACAAGTCACGCgtaatttattagtattttagaaGGTCTTAAGTCAGCGATAACTCACATAGATAAACGGTACAATGCAGGAATGACGTAACCTACTAAATGTTAAAAACGCGCCTTGACCTAAAACGTATTTGGTACGATCCTTTCGCGTTTGTTTACCTTAGCAACTGCACGCTTCAATGCATCGTTAAACtacttttttaagtttatcttgTGCTTATCTATTTTAGAAAAGAAAACGTTCAAATTGGTATTTTCTTAAGCATATCATtggattaaaaattattaattataggaagtaacacaaattaaaaagttgttCATATCTGATCTCCGTGAAATTTAACGAGTACTAACTAGTACTACGAGTACTTCTGGATATGAGTTAGGTACTGCatgagtaattttttttttactaattaaacTCAAATTTATTTCCGAACTTGCGTAACTCACGCATCTCGTTAGACATGTCAATTTTGTGGACGTGAAATGCGGTTCTATGCATGGAGATATGTGGCACACATACGTAGCTAAATTGCAGCCAggtaaaattttatagttcAATAACGTTTTTAACATGGCAAAGTAATGCGTGGATACCTCCAAAACATTGTTTCAAAAACAAACAACTTAGGAACATCAAAAAAAATAGCACCACTTTctgtaaaatgaaatgaattaacCAACCGAAAAACAAGTCaccaaaaaaaacaaccacGTTCAACTTGCTTTTGAGAAAACATCCATATTGTTTGCAATTAATTACTCACTTACAACATGGCAAANNNNNNNNNNNNNNNNNNNNNNNNNNNNNNNNNNNNNNNNNNNNNNNNNNNNNNNNNNNNNNNNNNNNNNNNNNNNNNNNNNNNNNNNNNNNNNNNNNNNNNNNNNNNNNNNNNNNNNNNNNNNNNNNNNNNNNNNNNNNNNNNNNNNNNNNNNNNNNNNNNNNNNNNNNNNNNNNNNNNNNNNNNNNNNNNNNNNNNNNNNNNNNNNNNNNNNNNNNNNNNNNTAATGCATGGATCAGTCAATCAATAACGTAAATaccgatttaaataaattacaaacacATCTTAAGGCTTTTTTTGTCATGAATATTTATGGCGTCATTTAAACCTAAGTGTCATGGCACTTGTAACTCCATAAGATGACACTAACAAATCATACAAGGGCATACACTTGTTTGTCTGTCCGCAATAACAAGTTTGAATGCGGTTGAGTTCGCTTAcgaaattaggtacatattgCAGTAAAATGTATTTCTGGTCTGCGTACGTTTCGCCTGACCTATTTAAGTGTTAATCGGCACATTTCGACACTGATGTTTAGCTAGATTGGTGATGCtttaaatatatcaaaactACCGTAAGACTCGGATAATCGGTATAGcatagtagttttattttaataatacttaataataataaagctctTCTATTCTAAATTCTCTACAACTTCAGCAGTACATGTTTAAGTGTTCtattctatattattattatgtctcTGAATTCAGCGTGCCTCTTGGCATAGGCCTCTTCCAGCTCTCTCCACTGAGCTCTATCTTCTGCTACCCTAGTCCTGTAAGGTCCCAGTGTTAGGCGGATCTCGTCTCTCCATCTTGTTTTTGGGCGCCCCTTTCTTCTACAGTCCTCTCTTGGGTACCATAAGGTTACTCGTTTGCTCCATTTTATTTGAAtactataatttatatttatttcgacCAACAAAAGGGTCACATGAGTTTGTGTACAAATACTTTACCTATTATTAGCTCCATTTACTTTAGATTTAAAAacgttggtttttttttcattctaaaatattattatacacattttaccataagaaatatttcgccaaattgcaaaacaatttgttggcgAACCAAACACTCATTTAACAATATTGTGCACAATAGTTACAGCACAATAGTGAGTTAGTTTTAACCACAAAACTCAATTAAGCTGTGGTAGTATCCTAATGGTTTAGGCCTATTGCAATATTGGTCTCTCAAGTGGAAGGTCTTTTGAGTTTGTGCTCGCACTTCTGACCTTCTTTGAATTTATGTGCGaagcgaaattatatttgaaatttacaatgagtatgaagttcccaaaccaTACCGGGTCTACGTTCTATCGCCCAAgctattctgagaggaggcctgtgcaggCAGTAAGACGTTTTGTAAGCCGAGTTAGGGTCTCCCCAAATCTATTGACGCGGAATCGGgtttagccgatcaaaaaactctttatgtccAGACAATAaggagcgaaaaagacgtctatCGCCTAGGCCGACGCGAAACTACGTCTGCCGACGGGATGACGTCTTTTTCGCCCATATcgcgtggacataaagcgtttCAATCATGATTCAAAAATgaagaaatttttttttaataaaagtaatttgATTTGTTAAGTACTCATTTCTTCCTACGAATGACCGTTGATCTGAAATACGTGAACAGGTTGTTGGTTGGTTAATTAGGCTACAcatatatacaaatataaatatttttttaatttatgactgtGAAATTAACGAATCTGGgagcacggtagtgcccccgccaagacaaaaaaaaaaaaatgacgtacGACATCAAAGGAAGGTTTTATCTTGAATAAATGCGATTAAAATTTTACCAGGGGCTATTCAGTCTAATAAATCCAAATACCTATTGAAATATtccacaataattttaaaacaccttaaataaGCATGACTATCGATTTCCTGCTAGTTTTGCTTAGTAATTGATCTAGTTTACTAACTGATCTATTCCCAAGCTAAACCAATTAGTAATTTGatcgatataataatattttatattaattgcaTTGCAGGGTCGTCTCCGCCTCCACCACTACGCGACCAACTGCGCCTATACCATGTAGACATGAACCCCTACGGCCACAGGGTCCTGCTGATCCTGGAAGCCAAGAGAACCAAGTACGAAGTGGTCAAGCTGGACCCCCTGAGACTGCCTGAGTGGTTCCGAGCTGCTAATCCCAGACGTAAGTTCCATTGGAATAGTGTGTGTGATTAAGTTTATGGTTCTGTGAGATAATGGATGTACGTGTGTCCACCTGTACTTAACCCGTCGAACGCCCTGCGCGCCACATTGGCGCGTATCTAAGTACTCGTGATTaatcaatttttgttactagtttcgatcattGATAGTCTTTATCTCTTCTCGGTGTTTGTTTTGCGTAGCGCCTTAGTTAGTGTCTAACTGTTATGCTGtgtaagttttttaaaataaatagataaataaaataaaatggactAGATTTTTACTGTGAATTGAGGTCCATTGTCTTGTAATAAATCAGTATATGGGTCAATCGACTCTAGGAGACATCAGTCATACacttttttagaaaaatgtttgcagtcTAGGTATACAATTAGCATGCTTAAGAGATACTTAGGAGATACTagtaacttttagtggatttgtaccccataaaatcttttttttaataagtacggGTAACTCAAGAGAAGTTACCGTGGCAACGGGGTACAATTGAATgcacaaatatattatatatacagccatagcgtcaaaatatgtatacgttgaccttatgtttagtggcgtaaaggtgtatagatattgtgcactaaaaagttgattgacccatgtTTAGACGACATGATGAATATCGGTGAAATACTGATACATGAGGTAATTTAACTGAGTGGGGCTATTGCCACTGCTATCTTCAACGTCTCATTGCAGTACACAGACCTCTCTGAATGATAGGGCTTGAGCTTTAGTTCCCATACGGGCCCAGTGtagatcgggaacttcacacaattcattgaatttcttcgcaggcgAATGCAGAATCCTGAAGATATTTGCCTTTACCGTAAAGTTTATTGAACTACAAGTTATTGCCACTGCCCCCCTCCCTGAACGGCTACAACGTTCACAAAGTTGTCACCTAAGTGGAGAACCTAAGCTCTTATCTATAAAACCTCTAATTTTTCAGTAAAAATACCAGTACTCGAGATACCAACGGACCAAGGCGACAAGTTCTTGTTCGAGAGCGTGGTCATATGCGACTACTTGGACGAGAAGTATGGCCGCGGCCAGCTGCACTCCAGAGACCCGTACGTCAAGGCTCAGGACAGGCTGCTCATCGAAAGGTTCAACGAGGTACGATCAGGTTTCAGTTCCGTCACTCCGTACATTAGAAGACCGGATATCCTCACTAGACCCTAGtcgttagagaacttgactacaaAGATTTAGATTCCGGGTTCAATCCTCGGTCAAGGTTGGGTTCAGGGGACGGGGGGGTTGTATTGTAATTCGTTTATATTATacggacctccacaaagtagtAGCTGAATTTTCAATTAGCTGTTGTCACTCGAAAATGATCTTTATGACATCAAATTTTGTGTATcaataaagtgtttttatttatttcagcttATAAAAGGCAGTTTGGAATGCTTCGACACGAACTTCGCGTACGGCAGCGAGCAAATTGTGCAAACGCTGGACATATTCGAAAAGGAGTTGACTTTAAGAGGTAACTAAGCAAGAATCAGTAAAAATATTACAGGTTGAAGCCTTAGTAAATTACTTTTTGTTTGTACGTAGTAACGTGTATTAAGAATTCGACATTTGTTGTGTTGAAATTAGCCTGCATGATAAGTc is part of the Choristoneura fumiferana chromosome 26, NRCan_CFum_1, whole genome shotgun sequence genome and encodes:
- the LOC141443006 gene encoding uncharacterized protein; the encoded protein is MEVGCKVEEIVVKPEVILISDDDTNPNGEPVKKRRRRVVKKSPHPCEDCDKIFQTGYELKKHKRTHTGERPYMCTTCGKTYTQLGHLSIHALIHQGIKNFNCVECGASFYRKADLDRHEKIHTGDKPHECEICSKSFVQKNNLVMHLKMHSGDKPHECQVCKKRFLTRSKLVLHSKRHEKDRKIKKEFLEQMII
- the LOC141442584 gene encoding pyrimidodiazepine synthase-like gives rise to the protein MSYIPHRIAGSSPPPPLRDQLRLYHVDMNPYGHRVLLILEAKRTKYEVVKLDPLRLPEWFRAANPRLKIPVLEIPTDQGDKFLFESVVICDYLDEKYGRGQLHSRDPYVKAQDRLLIERFNELIKGSLECFDTNFAYGSEQIVQTLDIFEKELTLRGTNYFGGDRPGMLDYMIWPWVERLYLLRCINERKFDEKRSLFPNFADWGDQMQLDEVVKKHANSPAEYFDYYKNARTHSMGYYL